Proteins found in one Macadamia integrifolia cultivar HAES 741 unplaced genomic scaffold, SCU_Mint_v3 scaffold151, whole genome shotgun sequence genomic segment:
- the LOC122064002 gene encoding berberine bridge enzyme-like 15 has translation MGSMVSAILIIFSVLMFSVSLACSSSLIYQNFLKCATNYSAESISELVYSPQNSSFSSILNSTIQNLRLLSSKNPKPLLIITPTHESHIQAAVICSKEHSLQIKVRSGGHDYEGLSYLSNTLFIIIDLRDLRLIDVNMEDETAWVQAGATIGELYNGIAEKSSIHGFPAGICHAVGIGGMFSGGGIGTMMRKYGLACDNIVDALIVDVNGRILDRKLMGEGLFWAIRGGGAASFGVIISLQIKLVPVPPTITVFTVRRTLEGGATKLVHKWQHIADKLHEDLFIRIIIYVISGQKISSTVRASFNSLFLGSAKELLPLMENSFPELGLEAKDCIEMSWINSTIYFDGYRNGESAVDVLMNRTFQSKNFFKAKSDFVKEPISETGLEGIWKLLLEGEGAVMVVDPLGGKMSEISKSETPFPHRAGNLYNIQYRVEWQEAGGGIRATKKQKKWMKKLYKYMTPYVSNSPRAAYLNYRDLDLGRNKDGNTSYSKARVWGRKYFKNNFKRLALVKGKVDPGNFFWDEQSIPPLTSREQGRKKKVRDNLFCH, from the coding sequence ATGGGTTCCATGGTTTCTGCAATCCTCATCATCTTCTCTGTTCTCATGTTTTCGGTTTCTTTAGCATGCTCAAGTTCATTAATCTATCAGAATTTCCTCAAATGTGCTACAAATTATTCTGCTGAATCAATATCTGAACTTGTCTACTCCCCTCAAAACTCATCCTTCTCTTCTATCTTGAATTCTACAATACAGAACCTTAGACTCCTTTCATctaaaaaccccaaacccctcTTAATTATCACACCTACCCATGAATCCCACATCCAAGCAGCTGTTATCTGCTCTAAAGAACATAGTTTGCAGATTAAAGTCCGGAGTGGTGGCCATGACTATGAAGGCCTATCTTATCTATCTAATACTCTGTTCATTATTATCGATCTCCGTGATCTTCGGTTAATCGATGTAAACATGGAAGATGAGACTGCTTGGGTTCAGGCAGGGGCAACTATTGGTGAGCTTTATAATGGAATTGCAGAGAAAAGTAGCATCCATGGCTTCCCTGCAGGGATTTGCCACGCTGTGGGCATAGGTGGGATGTTCAGTGGAGGTGGAATAGGTACCATGATGAGAAAATATGGTCTTGCCTGTGATAACATAGTCGATGCTCTAATAGTTGATGTTAATGGAAGAATTCTTGATAGAAAATTAATGGGAGAAGGCTTATTTTGGGCTattcgaggaggaggagcaGCAAGCTTTGGTGTTATAATCTCATTGCAGATCAAGTTGGTTCCTGTTCCACCTACTATAACTGTATTCACAGTGAGGAGAACACTAGAAGGAGGAGCAACTAAACTTGTTCATAAGTGGCAACACATAGCAGATAAGTTACATGAAGATCTCTTCATAAGAATCATCATATATGTTATAAGTGGACAGAAAATATCAAGCACAGTCCGAGCTTCATTCAATTCCTTGTTTCTTGGAAGTGCTAAAGAACTCCTTCCTTTGATGGAAAACAGCTTTCCAGAGTTAGGATTGGAGGCTAAGGACTGTATTGAGATGAGTTGGATCAATTCTACCATCTACTTCGATGGATACCGCAATGGAGAATCCGCGGTTGATGTTCTAATGAACAGGACATTTCAGTCCAAGAATTTCTTCAAGGCCAAGTCTGATTTTGTGAAGGAACCCATATCTGAAACAGGGCTGGAAGGGATATGGAAGTTGTTACTTGAGGGAGAAGGAGCAGTAATGGTGGTGGATCCTCTTGGTGGGAAGATGAGTGAGATATCAAAGTCTGAGACTCCATTTCCACACAGAGCTGGTAACCTGTACAATATCCAATATAGGGTGGAGTGGCAAGAGGCAGGGGGAGGGATAAGAGCAAccaaaaagcaaaagaaatggaTGAAGAAGCTCTACAAGTATATGACACCTTATGTCTCCAATTCTCCCAGGGCTGCATACCTCAACTATAGAGATCTTGACTTGGGTAGAAACAAAGATGGAAATACAAGCTACTCTAAAGCTAGAGTTTGGGGAAGAAAGTAtttcaagaacaacttcaaaagATTGGCACTTGTAAAGGGGAAGGTAGATCCAGGTAACTTCTTTTGGGATGAGCAAAGCATTCCACCACTTACCTCAAGAGAAcaggggagaaagaagaaggtgaGGGACAATTTATTTTGTCATTAG
- the LOC122064057 gene encoding cytokinin dehydrogenase 1-like, translating to MIFLRCFWFLFLSCITSRINPCSNLPFTTPTASDLESSLVRSSLMTLDLDGHFSFDDVHHAASDFGNRYHFFPSAILHPESVSDIAVTIKHIFHMGPSSKLTVAARGHGHSLQGQSQAHEGVVINMESLRRPAMRVHAGELPYVDVSGGELWINILHESLKYGLAPKSWTDYLHLTVGGTLSNAGISGQAFRHGPQISNVHQLEVVTGKGEVMNCSDKQNADLFYSVLGGLGQFGIITRARISLEPAPKMVKWIRVLYSNFSRFVKDQEYLTSAKNTFNYIEGFVIINRTGLLNNWRLSFNPQDPVQANRFNSDGRTLFCLEMAKNFNPDETDIMNQEVESLLSQLSYISSTLFLTEVSYLDFLDRVHISEIKLRSKGLWEVPHPWLNLLIPRTRIHKFAEEVFGNILTDTRNGPILIYPVNKSKWDGRTSVVTPEEDIFYLVAFLSSAVPSSKGTDGLEHILTQNKRILDFCGTAHLGVKQYLPHYPNQEEWRAHFGPHWEIFVQRKSAYDPLAILAPGQKIFQKAIPFS from the exons ATGATATTCCTCAgatgtttttggtttttgttcttgaGCTGTATCACCTCCAGAATCAACCCATGCTCCAACCTCCCTTTCACCACCCCAACTGCATCTGACTTGGAGTCCTCCCTCGTCCGTTCCTCACTGATGACACTGGATCTTGATgggcatttttcttttgatgatgtccaccatgcagCAAGTGACTTTGGCAATCGATACCATTTCTTTCCAAGTGCAATCCTACACCCAGAGTCAGTTTCAGATATTGCAGTAACCATAAAGCACATCTTTCATATGGGTCCCAGCTCAAAGCTCACAGTTGCAGCTAGAGGCCACGGCCACTCCCTTCAAGGCCAGTCACAAGCCCATGAAGGAGTTGTCATCAACATGGAATCACTCCGACGACCAGCAATGCGTGTCCATGCTGGTGAGCTTCCTTACGTGGATGTTTCTGGTGGTGAATTGTGGATAAATATCCTGCATGAAAGCCTGAAATATGGGCTTGCTCCAAAATCTTGGACAGACTATCTCCATCTCACAGTTGGTGGAACTTTGTCCAATGCTGGGATCAGTGGGCAGGCATTCCGCCACGGGCCGCAGATCAGTAATGTCCACCAGCTAGAGGTTGTCACAG GAAAAGGAGAGGTGATGAACTGTTCAGACAAACAGAATGCAGACCTCTTTTACAGTGTCCTTGGAGGACTGGGTCAATTTGGGATCATAACCCGGGCCAGAATTTCTCTTGAGCCAGCTCCCAAAATG GTGAAATGGATTAGAGTTCTATACTCAAATTTCTCCAGATTTGTCAAGGATCAGGAGTATCTAACATCTGCTAAGAATACCTTCAATTATATTGAAGGCTTTGTGATCATAAACAGGACAGGTTTACTAAATAACTGGAGATTATCCTTCAACCCTCAAGACCCAGTTCAAGCCAACCGGTTCAACTCGGATGGTAGAACTCTGTTCTGCCTTGAAATGGCCAAAAACTTCAACCCAGATGAGACTGACATCATGAACCAG GAAGTGGAGAGTCTTTTGTCTCAACTAAGTTATATTTCATCGACACTTTTCCTGACAGAAGTCTCATACCTAGACTTCCTGGACAGAGTGCACATATCTGAGATAAAGCTTCGATCAAAAGGCCTGTGGGAAGTTCCACACCCATGGCTCAACCTTCTAATTCCAAGAACCAGAATCCACAAATTTGCTGAAGAGGTCTTTGGCAACATTCTCACTGACACTAGAAATGGTCCCATTCTCATCTACCCAGTCAACAAATCCAA GTGGGACGGAAGGACTTCTGTAGTAACTCCAGAGGAAGATATTTTCTACCTAGTGGCATTTCTTTCTTCTGCTGTGCCCTCTTCCAAAGGAACTGATGGGTTGGAACACATTTTAACCCAGAACAAAAGAATTCTAGATTTCTGTGGAACAGCCCACCTCGGGGTGAAGCAGTATCTACCTCATTACCCAAACCAGGAAGAGTGGCGAGCCCACTTTGGCCCTCATTGGGAAATCTTCGTACAGAGAAAATCTGCTTATGACCCTTTGGCTATCCTTGCTCCTGGCCAGAAGATTTTTCAAAAGGCAATACCATTCTCATAA